The following are encoded in a window of Acidobacteriota bacterium genomic DNA:
- the trpB gene encoding tryptophan synthase subunit beta produces MDFSVYPDAGGHFGLYGGSFVPETLMHPLEELKTAYAVARDDAAFQAEFHALLRDYVGRPTPLTFADRLTNQLGGARIFLKREDLNHTGAHKINNAVGQILLAKRMGKTRIIAETGAGQHGVATATVCALMGLQCVVYMGTEDMRRQALNVFRMRLLGAEVVGVESGSKTLKDAINEALRDWVTNVGDTHYLLGSVLGPHPYPMLVRDFQSVIGKEARAQMLEREGRLPDYLVACVGGGSNAMGLFHAFLNDADVKMIGVEAGGRGLSLGEHAARFLTEGGGRVGVLQGTRSYVLQDERGQISLTHSVSAGLDYASVGPEHALLHDLGRAEYHYASDEEALAAFQMLARLEGIIPALESSHAIAEVVKLAPRLPKDEIILVNLSGRGDKDVNTVMEQIAL; encoded by the coding sequence ATGGATTTTTCTGTTTACCCGGATGCGGGCGGGCACTTCGGCCTCTACGGCGGCAGCTTCGTGCCCGAAACGCTGATGCATCCGCTCGAAGAGTTGAAGACGGCCTATGCCGTCGCGCGCGACGACGCGGCGTTCCAGGCCGAATTCCACGCGCTGTTGCGCGATTATGTGGGCCGTCCGACGCCGCTTACTTTCGCCGATCGGCTGACCAATCAACTGGGCGGCGCACGGATTTTTCTGAAGCGCGAAGACCTCAACCACACGGGCGCACACAAGATCAACAACGCTGTCGGGCAAATTCTGCTGGCCAAACGCATGGGCAAGACGCGCATCATTGCCGAAACGGGCGCGGGCCAGCACGGCGTGGCGACAGCGACCGTGTGCGCGTTGATGGGTTTGCAGTGCGTCGTTTATATGGGCACCGAAGACATGCGGCGGCAGGCGTTGAACGTCTTTCGCATGCGCCTGTTGGGCGCCGAAGTCGTCGGTGTGGAATCGGGCAGCAAGACGTTGAAAGACGCTATCAACGAAGCCTTGCGCGATTGGGTGACCAACGTCGGCGACACGCATTACCTGCTCGGCTCGGTGCTGGGGCCGCATCCGTACCCGATGCTGGTGCGCGATTTTCAAAGCGTGATTGGCAAAGAAGCGCGCGCCCAGATGCTGGAACGCGAGGGCCGCCTGCCCGATTACCTGGTGGCCTGCGTCGGTGGAGGCAGCAACGCGATGGGCTTGTTTCATGCCTTTCTGAACGATGCCGACGTGAAAATGATTGGCGTTGAAGCGGGTGGACGTGGCCTTTCATTGGGCGAACACGCGGCGCGCTTTTTGACCGAAGGCGGCGGGCGCGTCGGAGTGTTGCAAGGCACGCGCAGCTATGTGTTGCAGGATGAGCGCGGGCAGATTTCGCTGACGCATTCGGTTTCGGCGGGGCTGGATTACGCCAGCGTGGGGCCGGAACACGCGCTGTTGCACGATCTGGGCCGCGCGGAATATCACTACGCCAGCGATGAAGAAGCACTAGCAGCGTTTCAAATGCTGGCGCGGCTGGAAGGCATCATCCCGGCGTTGGAGTCTTCGCACGCGATTGCTGAAGTGGTGAAACTCGCGCCGCGGTTACCGAAAGACGAAATCATTCTGGTCAATCTCTCTGGCCGTGGCGACAAGGACGTCAACACAGTGATGGAGCAGATTGCGTTGTGA
- a CDS encoding sorbosone dehydrogenase family protein, with protein sequence MQQNYRGMFLAVAMLAAGLQQSAVAQTQKNTPAGKPQRIVIKPDGLPKPFATESVRNSPKVVKAPAGATLSVPAGFDVSVYADGDFKAPRYLIEGPNGDVFVSDSYGDVVYLLRDANKDGKIDNATERFTFATGLKRPFGMAIQKVGAQNYFYVGNTDSIVRFKYEIGATKVEGTAEKLIDLPTGGHWTRTILFSKDGKKMYIAVGSGSNVNAGEPEIRAAINEYNPDGSGHRIFAAGIRNPVGLAWNPFSKAANGELWTAVNERDLLGDDLVPEYATSVKDGAFYGWPYAYMGQNEDPRRKGENPALVAKTIVPDVLIEPHAAALGIIFYTGKMFPKEYQGDAFVALHGSWNRKERSGYKIIRIPFEKGKPEGGYENFLTGWVPDKMGLEVWGRPVALVMLRDGSLLVSDDGGNKVWRVTYGGKK encoded by the coding sequence ATGCAGCAAAACTATCGCGGAATGTTTTTGGCAGTCGCAATGCTGGCGGCAGGGTTACAGCAGAGCGCTGTCGCACAAACGCAAAAGAATACGCCAGCAGGTAAACCGCAGCGCATCGTCATCAAACCCGATGGCTTGCCCAAACCCTTTGCGACTGAATCCGTGCGCAATTCGCCTAAGGTCGTCAAGGCTCCGGCGGGCGCGACCTTGAGCGTGCCTGCCGGGTTTGATGTCAGTGTCTATGCCGATGGCGATTTCAAAGCGCCGCGTTATCTGATCGAAGGCCCGAACGGCGACGTCTTTGTTTCCGATTCGTATGGCGATGTGGTGTACCTGCTGCGCGATGCGAACAAGGACGGCAAGATTGACAATGCGACCGAACGCTTCACCTTTGCCACCGGCTTGAAACGGCCCTTCGGCATGGCGATTCAAAAGGTCGGCGCGCAGAACTATTTTTATGTCGGCAACACCGATTCCATCGTGCGGTTCAAATACGAAATCGGCGCGACCAAGGTCGAAGGCACCGCCGAAAAGTTAATTGACCTGCCGACCGGCGGCCACTGGACGCGCACGATTCTGTTCAGCAAAGACGGCAAGAAGATGTACATCGCGGTCGGTTCGGGCAGCAATGTCAATGCGGGCGAACCGGAAATTCGCGCGGCGATCAACGAATACAACCCCGACGGCAGCGGCCATCGCATCTTTGCGGCGGGCATTCGCAACCCGGTCGGCTTGGCCTGGAACCCCTTCAGCAAAGCGGCCAACGGCGAGTTGTGGACGGCGGTCAACGAACGCGATTTGTTGGGCGATGATCTGGTGCCTGAATACGCGACCTCGGTCAAAGACGGTGCGTTCTATGGCTGGCCGTATGCGTACATGGGTCAGAACGAAGACCCGCGGCGCAAGGGCGAGAATCCAGCCTTGGTCGCCAAGACGATTGTTCCCGACGTCTTGATCGAACCGCACGCGGCGGCGCTGGGCATTATCTTTTACACCGGCAAGATGTTTCCGAAAGAGTATCAGGGCGATGCCTTCGTCGCGTTGCACGGTTCGTGGAATCGCAAAGAGCGCTCGGGTTACAAAATCATTCGCATCCCGTTCGAGAAAGGCAAACCCGAAGGCGGCTACGAAAACTTCCTGACCGGCTGGGTACCCGACAAGATGGGATTGGAAGTGTGGGGCCGCCCGGTGGCCCTGGTGATGTTGCGCGATGGTTCGTTGCTGGTGTCGGATGACGGCGGCAACAAGGTGTGGCGTGTGACCTATGGCGGAAAGAAGTAA